CAGTTTCCGCTCTACAATCCCTGGCTACACGGCTACTTCGCCCAGAATCATGAGCGGCTCTCGCATTTAATTGCCGGCGGTTGCTACCTTGGACCGCCATTTGCCGGCAAGGAGCCACAACCGCAGGTTGCACAGCCAcctccaccgccgccgccgtccCAACCGCCACATGCCTTGGATAACCTCAGTCTCAGTCCGTCAAAGCCCAACGATGCCGAGTTGGGCCATCGCCTGCCATTGCCGCATCCGCTGGACACCCGTTTCCTGCCCTTCaatgccgccgctgctgctgcggctgccacAGTGCCATCGGATCTGAGCTATCGCCGCCTGGCCGAGCTCATGAACCAGGATTATGTTCACAATCTGAGCATGCATTCGCGTCTCCAGCACATGGCCGCCACGCGTGCCCAAGACGAAAGTCAACAGCACGCGCTTCATCAGGCACTGCAACAGCCATCACCACCACAGTCATCGCCCTCGAAGTCGCATAGTCCCATCGAGCCGGCGGTGGATGTGGGCATGGATGAGGACTACGAGTGCAGCGGAGATTCATGCAGTGACATCAGTCTGACCATGTCACCCAGAAATTACACAGCGGAACTGGACAAAAGCCGCAATGGAGGTAGGTTGACTtaagatatataaaatatgaaaagctaATCCTAGTATTAGATGAAGTTAATTGCAAATGACATCCGATAAATCTCACATTAATTAGGGATacttaagaaattaattttgagaAGGCACAAATGGGATGTGTTTTACATAGTAGTAAAAAAAGATGATAGTCGCAATGGAATAATaagtaattattatagaaaattgCAGAAATTGACAcagttttttattgaaataaacatAGCACAACATACTATTTGCTGATAGGTTTTTTTCTCTATGATTTCAAAGATTTATAACgaaatttatatatcattcgatgattttctttaaatataatatttctactaaacttaatttttactactgtgggcaaaaaTAGTAAGActttgtttataatatttaatttctttatttattctgcCAAATCTATTTCGTCCCCCTCAAAGTAATCCCCCCGGTCACAATACACTTTCGCCAACGTTTTTTTCTAATCCTTGAAATAGTTGTTAAAGTCAATTTCCGGAATAGTCTTCAATAGTACATCATTATTTTTCTGCAAAATTTTGATTACATCGCCAATTGTTTTAAGTAGAAATTCAATGTTTGTTATAGAAGATTAAAATCcctataaaaagtatatatttaagcACACACTTTCGAAAGACtaactttacttttttaagttcccgaaaattattttcaataatttatagggaaattgatttatatttcattagtTAGTTTTCTTTAGATTATCCAGATTACATGATTTCTTCttagatataaatatttagtaatgTTTACACTTTATTTATTCCAATTATGATTGagattttaaatgatttgaaTAGATAGTGTGGTTTTTATAGGAAAGGAGATAATTATCACAGTAGGCTAAGatactaattaaaatgaaattagaattaaaattaaaatgaaattagaaaTTGTATGTCCACTTTAAAGGCTgtaaaaagtattattattatttcataattcaCTTAAGACTCTTAATAATGATAAATTGCATGATTTTAAATACGAAAATTAAAAggtgtaattaatttataataacttAAAAGCCGAGAGAGCTTAGATAGAGTTTGCATACAAGACTCGCAGGTATTTGCGACCAATCCATGTTCAGTTGCGGATCCTTTTGCTCTCCTTGCTAAAGTGCTTCTGTCATGGTAATTAAAATGACACTGCCAAGTCATAGTCGAAATTAGCATAAAACGCATTAAGACCCAATGTTAGATGTCAATCAAGAAGGCAAAGTTCTCAACTCTTGCTCCATGGAAAAAACCTAATGAGAAAGCAGGAGAGCGAATGTGAGCGAGACAGAACATAAAGAGAGAATGCTTGACAGCAAAATATGAGCTGACGTTTTGACAAACGTAACGATTTAGCTATTGGACTGAAAAGTGAGCAAGGAGAACTCTTAACAAACCGCATTTTAATGAGTGCACAGCATGTCCTCATGGTTTGCTCCAGGACGTCGTCTTCAGCTTCTTTTGAAATCAATTGGACAACTGAAAAGGCACAACGAATTTGCAACTAATGTATTCATAACTGAAATacttgatgttgatgttgttgttgatgttaatGTGCTTGGGGGTGTGCAAAAATTACTGCGAGCTACCCCCGCAGTGTGTTGGACAGTTGACAAGGGGTGCGGGGTGGCAATAATGCGAAGCCAGACGATGATGAGGACACAAATAAATCAGTGACAGAGCTGGCTCATAACTGAAGCGTGTAAGTGTTAAAAAAGCGCTTAAGCGTTACCCAAAATAATCAGAAATACTCACATCGAGCGGCGGGGGATGAACGTGCCACCCTCACCCTAAACCTCAGTCCTCTTTTGGGAATGGAACGTTTAACATTCACACTCAAGTTGGGTCATCATGAACCGCAGACACAGATTAAGTTTCAAGTGATGTCTTGTTGCTGGGAATGGGGCGTCGCTGAGCCAAGTCAAGTGTGACTGCCAATTGGACACATGTATccagttataaataaatatgtttgccACAACTTATGACACAGTCCATTTACGCCAGAAGCACACAAGTGTGGCACAGGATGTGCGGCAACTTTATTATACTATACTTAatgatattttgtttgttcattTAATCACAACATTCCCAATCCTTGACTCATTCCAGCTTATACCAACTCGGACAGCGAAGATTGCAGCGACGATGAAGTTGGTCATTCACGTCACGAAGCCGGCGGCAAGGAGTCGCaaagcggcggcagcagcagctccaagTCACGACGCCGTCGCACGGCGTTCACGTCGGAGCAGCTGCTCGAGCTGGAGCGCGAGTTTCATGCCAAAAAGTATCTGAGTTTAACGGAACGCAGTCAAATTGCCACAAGTCTGAAATTGAGTGAAGTGCAGGTGAGTTTCTAACTGGCTAAAAAAGTCAACTAATCACTCACTCTATAACTgtctttctccttctctctctctctctctttctgtttacTGGACTCTTTAGGTGAAAATCTGGTTTCAAAATCGACGCGCCAAGTGGAAACGCGTTAAAGCCGGACTCACGTCGCATGGTTTGGGACGGAATGGCACCGCGAGTGGCACGAAAATCGTGGTGCCCATACCGGTGCACGTGAATCGCTTTGCGGTGCGCTCGCAGCACCAGCAGCTGGAGAAAATGTGCCTCAGCGGTCCCAAACCGGATCTGCGCAAGAAGCTATCAACGGAAGCGATTAGCGGCTTCGAGAAGTTCAATGCTAGCAGCGCTGTCCCCTCGGTAGGCGTCGGTGTTGGAGTGGGCGTGTCCATGGGAGTGGGCATGCCACCAATCGGAGCTTTGGCACCCAGTCCCGCTGCCTCTCTCGCTTTGACGCGCAGTATTTATTAAGCTCGAAACTGGAAttgatgtttttatttgccgAGTTATCTTTGTACATAAGCAAGTccccacacacagacacactcaaTTTGCATTAAGTGTAGAAACAGCGTTTTgtaaataaactgaaattgaattcaaatgcaaccaaacaaaataaacttaatcCGAAGTGAGCAAAAGAAGTAGACTGCTAGCTTAAATGCTGTCAATTATTTACCGCCTAACCACGACAATAAATTTGCAGTGTGAATTTTTCACGCCTCCCAAGTGCCAAAATCACATCTCGCATTGCCCATTTATTTTGGGCCACTCACTCGAGGGGCATACAAATTTCGTTTGGTGTCAATTGGAACAATTAAACTGCCAATTTGTGCGATTTAACACGCAGACCCTGGAGGCAAATATCGCtgatcctgctgctgctgctgctactcgAGCAGTGTGACCAATTCTTGTAATTTAACGCACCAAATTGTACCAAATACTCGAAAAGAGGGAGCATGAGAGAGTCAAAGCCTGGGCACATCAAAAGCATTCGCAGCATCAGCATTAGCAGCAATCACTCCAGGTGTCTCACGTGTCACGCCTCTCGGCGGCGACAAGGGCGCACACATGGTAAGTTATTAAGGGACTCGGCTACTCCTCAGCCCCTTCTCCCTCCTCTTCgactgtttgtgtgtgaattgTTAATTGCATTAGCGACTTATTGGCTACGACAATTGACTTTTGTTTGGAgcgaaaaaaaatactaattgtgtgtgtgtgtgttttgtgaaTGAAACCACCCTGTGAACGCCAGAGCACCCTTGCGGCTCTTGCTGTCCTTAACTTAGCTCGTTTCGTTTGCAGTTTTATGTTGGGACACGCCTCCAAGCatgagtttttattattgtaacaCTTTGCAGGCAATTTGCTGCCGGCTGCCGTTGCTCTTTTCCATTGCTTTTGCCTTCtgcttttgtatttgaatctgaatctgaattgCGGCAAACGAACAAAGTGACACACTGTATGCTGggatgttgttgatgatgatgcaggGACGATGTTTGATCGGCTACGTTGACTACAGAGTGCGCTTTTAAATTCCtatcaatcaaattaaaaacaaatttcgaaatttgatttcggcaaaattaaaattttcaattaatcgATTATTTGTGATTTCTAATCATTTCTCTTTAGTAGGTAAAATATAGTTATGTTATTAATATGATATGAATGATGAACATGAACACttgcttttataaataattaaatttaacgtatatatttctttacaacaatattcttatttatttcagaTATAATGATAACTTACATGATGATTGATTGCCATGTAATCTTTAAACATATTGACTAAGATAGAACATTGGGAGATATTCAGTTAAATTTActattgatattatattacaattacaaaactaTACCTTAACTTATTAAAAGACCTTTCAACAGCACGAATACTCAATTTTATTACGTAATACGTATGCacatttcttaaaaatgttttttagtGCAGTGTAATCACAAGTCGTTGTTGCCTCATTCATTTCGAGTAGCGCATGAAAACCCGAGTCTCATTGGCATACATAGGTGTGGCccagctttggctttgttgtAAATTATATTGTCATTAATTATGCGCGGATTTGTGTATGTCGCGTTAAGCTGTTAAACAACCATAATGGAGGATGTtaaaaatcactttaaaatcattaaaagtttggaaaaaaaaaatgggaataACCGGAAGGATAATATCCTTGTAGATTACAGATGTTAAGCTGAGGTTTCTACAAATGCTGCAtgtacaaaattttaaaatattatcacTGTAAACTACCTCATAATGTCCTTAGACCCTCGGAAGACATGAAAAAAAGTCAGGGagagcaaaagttttgcaatcGCGGCAAACAGGAAATCTGTTAGCatagtcaaaaaaaaaataaaggggGTCATAGCTGAATGCAAGCGCTCATAAATCAAATGGGTAATGCTTGCTGTCATAATTTGTCATAAGGCGTGGCCACGCCCTCCATTTGCCAGTGGTCTCTCTTTAGGGAAATTGCTTGAACTGAGTCTCAACACATGTGGAAAGTTCTGCTCGAAGCGAAGCAAAGTTGTTTGCAagtttgttgctgcagcttgATGCTTATTATATCAAAGAGTCCGAGGCCGACTCATTATCCGATGCACTTGTCACTGTGGCATGCCAAATGCAGAGGTGATCCAAGGAGGGGCAGAGCATAACCATTGGGCAGAAACAGTCAAGAGAGACAACAGGCAACAGACAATCAAACGAGTTGCAATCGCAAAACCTATGTAAATCGGTTTGTAAATGAATGGGCCGCCCTGGCAATCGCATTTGTTTGTATCGCATTATGGCATGCGATCTGTCAATTGTCGACAGACAGTAGCGATATTCACCCACCTCGTTTCCCTCGATCGTAGCACCCAAGACTCGATTCGCTTGGGTCTGTCACGgtcgccgttgctgttgccgttgaaATTCTGTTGAAAACCGAAAAATGCACTCACGCACCTGAATCCCTAATCAGATGACAATCGATGTCCAGTCGCAAAAGCAAACGCAGTTCCATCCCGGTCTCAGTCTCAGAGTCAGTCCACCACGACTCTCAGGCggcaatgcattttttattttatcttttcttttttttgattttgattttgtgtgtgcttctgtcttgtgaattaattaattacatttttatgattttattaatttccaaACACAAATATGAATGCGACTGTTGTCCGCTGTCTGTGGCGACTCCAGCCTGGCTCCGGTCTCGTCTTCTCCGCCATTCTCCCCGTTTTCGTTCAATATTCCAATTCCCATGGCTTATGGGCACGTACGACGATGAGAGCtcgtaataataatgaatgtaAATTGCCTCAATGAACGATTTAATGTCTTAATACATTATttacaaatgcatttgcattattGTTCGACTGCCGCCGATGCACTTATACGCTGATActctgccacgcccccacCAACTCCCACTGCACGCCTACTTCGCGGACTGTCAACTGACAGTTccacaaacaatttgaatataattattaGTAACTATGGGCGcgcatttgtttgttgtcatttGAGCAACGAGAACAGAAAGTGCCGACTGCATGTGTCCAGTTTAATAATGAACTCGAGTATCTTAATGCAAATTCCAAAAGAAAACTATTAGAACTTTGTTCGAAACTtgagaaaatattcaaataactCGCATTTCACAGCTGGACGGCTACACTTTTGATTCAgttctttagttttttttggtC
This is a stretch of genomic DNA from Drosophila albomicans strain 15112-1751.03 chromosome 3, ASM965048v2, whole genome shotgun sequence. It encodes these proteins:
- the LOC117571361 gene encoding homeobox protein unplugged, whose translation is MQNEHMALLPPTDNSTKLVSKPFPKPFSIESLIANQTPAVVPEQPELEREREQERDRDHDREPERDCDRELNARAIVASSALGLTQFPLYNPWLHGYFAQNHERLSHLIAGGCYLGPPFAGKEPQPQVAQPPPPPPPSQPPHALDNLSLSPSKPNDAELGHRLPLPHPLDTRFLPFNAAAAAAAATVPSDLSYRRLAELMNQDYVHNLSMHSRLQHMAATRAQDESQQHALHQALQQPSPPQSSPSKSHSPIEPAVDVGMDEDYECSGDSCSDISLTMSPRNYTAELDKSRNGAYTNSDSEDCSDDEVGHSRHEAGGKESQSGGSSSSKSRRRRTAFTSEQLLELEREFHAKKYLSLTERSQIATSLKLSEVQVKIWFQNRRAKWKRVKAGLTSHGLGRNGTASGTKIVVPIPVHVNRFAVRSQHQQLEKMCLSGPKPDLRKKLSTEAISGFEKFNASSAVPSVGVGVGVGVSMGVGMPPIGALAPSPAASLALTRSIY